AGTTGAAAGTTTTTCACTAAAAGTTGTAGGTGGCTTCATTTTTAGTAAGCTTTCAATCTCATTTCCTATCTTATCTCCATCGCCAATGAAGAGTTTTACTGCTTTTTCATTACAAAATACATTCATCAGCACTGGAATATCAAATTTTTTTCCATTTTTTTTATCAATAGGATTTGTAAATAAAATCGCCTTTGAATCTTCTTTTTTAACCTCTACATATGCGATATGTGGTATCTCTAAGTAAATATCCAATTCATCATCAATCACTATTAATAAATCGTTTTTTCTAAGTAGCTCTATTGCTTTTTCCATATTTCCCTCTAAAGTAAACAAATAATTAGTATAAATCTTATATCATTTTATCGTTAAAAAATAGTTTATAATAGAGGTTTTAAATATGTTTGATAAAATAATTGATAGAAAAAATAGTTCGTGTAGTAAATATGATAATTTAGAACAGTATTTTGGGAAAACTGACCTAGACCCATTTTGGGTGGCAGACATGGATTTTGAAATACCACCTTTTTTACAAGAGGCTATCCAAAAAAGAGCACAACACAATGTCTTTGGATATGGAAAACAAAATAAAGAGATATTTGAAGCAATAAAAAACTGGATGAGTTCTCAACACCAATGGGAAATAAATACTTCTTCAATATCATTATGTAATGGTGTAGTTCCAGCATATGCAGCTTGTATTGAAGCTTTTAGTAATATTGATGATGAGATTATAGTTCAAACTCCTGTTTATTTTCCTTTATTTCAATGTATTAAAGCAAATAATAGAAAAATCTTAGAAAATCCATTAAAAGAAGATAATGGATACTATACAATGGATTTAGAACATCTAAAATCAATTATTACACCAAAAACAAAAATGATAGCTTTATGTTCTCCCCACAATCCAGTTGGAAGAGTTTGGGATGAAAAGGAGTTAGAAGATTTAGCAAATATTTGTATTGAAAATAACATCACAATTATCAGTGATGAGATACATTCGGATTTAATATTTAAAAAATTCACTCCAATTGCCTCTATTAATGAGAAAATTGCTAATATTACTGTAACCTTAAATTCTCCTGGAAAGACATTTAACATTGCAGGCTTAAATGCTTCATATTGTATCACTTTAAATGATGAATTAAAAAATAAATTGGATGAAGTTATAAAACAAAGAGTAATAGGAACTATAAATGTCTTTGGTTTGATTGCTATGCAATGTGCATATGAAAATGGAACACAATGGTTAGAAAGTCTAAGAAAATACCTTGAATCTAATATTGATTTTACAATTGAAACACTTAAAAACAACACTAAAATAAAAGTTCAAAAGCCCGAAGCTACTTATCTTTTATGGCTTAATTTTGAAAAATATAATTTATCACATCAAAAGATAAAAGAGATATTACTCAATGATTGTAAAGTTGCTTTAAACGATGGATTAACTTTTGGAAAAAATGGAAATTCACACTTCAGATTTAATGTAGCAACATCAAAAAATCAACTTAAAAAAGGTTTAAATAAAATAATTAGTTTTAACAAATAAAATTAAATAAAAAATAAAGTATTACCTTTTTTCTCACTTTTTTCTCTTTGCTTTTTTTTGTAACAAATGATAGCTGTTTGAAATAAACTTAGTGTACAATCAATTTACATATTATTATGAAATGGATTAAGCATGTCAAATGAACTATTATTGTCAGCAGCAATTTTTGTTGTTATAGGTATTGTTGTAGTATCAATATTTATACTTTCAAAATTTGTTGGACCTCAAAATAAAGAGGATAAATCAAAAAATACCGTTTATGAATCTGGGGTAAGTAACCCAGTTGGTGGTACTAAACTTAGATTTAGTATCAAATTTTATTTAGTAGCAATTTTATTTGTACTATTTGATGTCGAAATAATTTTTATGTTTCCATGGGCTGTAAATATTAGAGAACTAGGATTTTTAGGTCTTGGAGAAATGTTTATGTTTATGGGATTATTATTTGCAGGTTTAATTTACATCTATAAGAAAAAGGCATTATCATGGGAGTAGGAGCAGAATCAGTATTAGGTGATTCAGTAATCACAACAAGACTAGACAAAGCAGTAAACTGGGCAAGATCATATTCATTGTGGCCAATGGTATTTGGTACAGCATGTTGTGGGATTGAGTTTATGTCAGTGGCAGCTGCTAAATACGATATATCAAGATTTGGAGCAGAAGTTGTAAGATTTTCTCCAAGACAAGCAGACTTATTAATTATTGCAGGAACTATTACATATAAACAAGCACCTGTATTAAAAAAGATTTATGATCAAATGTGTGAGCCTAAATGGGTTATATCAATGGGAGCATGTGCTAGTTCTGGTGGTTTTTATGATAACTACACAACTTTACAAGGAGTAGATCAAATTATTCCAGTTGATGAATATGTTTCAGGTTGTCCTCCAAGACCAGAAGCAGTACTTGATGCAATTATAAGTATCCAGAAAAAAGCTCAAAATGAATCTATTATAGTAGATAGAGTAAAAAAGTTCAAAGGAATCCTTGATGCTTAAACCAGATATGTTAATTTCACAAAATGAAGTTAAATCAACTATCAAAAGATTAAAAGATGAAGAAGGTTATAACTTACTTCTTGATATCACTGCAATTGATTATTTAAAATATCCAGATATAACTCCTTCAAGATTTGGACTTATCTATATACTAAGAGATAAAACTTTCAAAAAACAAATTGTTATAAAAACTTATGTTGCTGATAATAACTTAAATGTTGATACCATTAGTGATTTATATGAAGCTGCAAATTGGGCAGAGAGAGAAACTTATGATCAATATGGTATTAATTTTGTTGGTCATCCAAATATGAAAAGACTTTTAAATCATCATCAATTTGTTGGATATCCATTAAGAAAAGATTACAATATTACTGATGGGCAAATTTGTACTGAAACTGAAGATTTGATGGATGAAATGGTTCCATTACTAAAATCAAAAGGTTATAGCCAAGATGATTTAGAAGAGTTGATGTTATTAAATGTAGGTCCATCACACCCTGCTTCTCATGGTACTATTAGAAACTTTGTTGCAATGGAAGGTGAAACAATCACTGCCTGTGTTACAGAGATTGGTTATTTACATAGAGGTTTTGAAAAAGCCTGTGAAACACATAACTATTCACAAGTTATTCCATATACAGATAGGCTTAATTATTGTAGTGCTATTTTAAATAATATTGGATATGCAAAAGCAGTTGAAGATATGCTAAATATAGACATTACGCCAAGAGCAAAAATGATTAGAATTGTTATTGGGGAACTAAGTAGAATAACTGACCACCTTGTTTGTAATGCCGCAAATATGGTTGATATGGGTGGTTTAACAAACTATTGGTATCTTTTTGCTCCAAGAGATAAAGCTTACGATATCTTATCAAAACTAACTGGTGCTAGATTAACTAACTCTTATACTAGAATTGGTGGTTTAGAGTTTGACTTGTATGATGGTTTTGAAAGAGATTTAAATGAAGTTTTAAGAGATGTTGAAAAAGCTATTGAAGATGCTTTATCATTAGTTGAAAGAAATAGAATATTCCAAGATAGAACACAAGATGTTGGTATTATAGATGCAGAATTTGCTTTAAGTGCTGGAATTACAGGTCCTAACTTAAGAGCAACTGGAGTTGCTTTTGACTTAAGAAAAGACAAACCTTACTATGGTTATGAAAACTTTGACTTTGATGTTGTAGTTGGTTCTCATGGTGATGTTTATGATAGATTTATGTGTAGATTTGAAGAGATGAAACAATCTATTAGAATCATTGAACAAGCAATGAAAGAGATGCCAGATGGTCCTATTAATGTAGGGGCTCCAGGAATATTCTTACCAGCCAAAAAAGATGTTTATGGAAATATTGAAGGTTTAATGAATCAATTCAAACTTACATTTGAAGGTATTAAAGTTCCAAAAGGTGAATACTATGGATTTACTGAAGGTGGAAATGGAGAGTTAGGTTTCCACATTACAAGTGATGGAACAGGAACACCTTATAAAGTAAAATGTAGACCACCTAGTTTTTATTCACTTGCAGCTTATGCAAAAATTGTAGAAAATTCAATGTTAGCTGATGCGGTTATTACAATGGCATCAATGAACTTTATTGCAGGGGAGTTTGATAGATAATGGCAAAATTTCAATATACAAAAGAAAATGAAGAAAAATTCCAAATAACAGCTAAAAAATACCCAAAAATAGATGCTATGTTATTACCAGCTTTATGGTTAGTGCAAGAGCAAGAGGGATGGGTAAGCCCTGAAGCTATGATTTTCGTAGCTGATAAAATTGGAAAACAACCAATTGAAGTTTATGAATTCGCAA
This portion of the Arcobacter nitrofigilis DSM 7299 genome encodes:
- a CDS encoding NADH-quinone oxidoreductase subunit D — encoded protein: MLKPDMLISQNEVKSTIKRLKDEEGYNLLLDITAIDYLKYPDITPSRFGLIYILRDKTFKKQIVIKTYVADNNLNVDTISDLYEAANWAERETYDQYGINFVGHPNMKRLLNHHQFVGYPLRKDYNITDGQICTETEDLMDEMVPLLKSKGYSQDDLEELMLLNVGPSHPASHGTIRNFVAMEGETITACVTEIGYLHRGFEKACETHNYSQVIPYTDRLNYCSAILNNIGYAKAVEDMLNIDITPRAKMIRIVIGELSRITDHLVCNAANMVDMGGLTNYWYLFAPRDKAYDILSKLTGARLTNSYTRIGGLEFDLYDGFERDLNEVLRDVEKAIEDALSLVERNRIFQDRTQDVGIIDAEFALSAGITGPNLRATGVAFDLRKDKPYYGYENFDFDVVVGSHGDVYDRFMCRFEEMKQSIRIIEQAMKEMPDGPINVGAPGIFLPAKKDVYGNIEGLMNQFKLTFEGIKVPKGEYYGFTEGGNGELGFHITSDGTGTPYKVKCRPPSFYSLAAYAKIVENSMLADAVITMASMNFIAGEFDR
- a CDS encoding NADH-quinone oxidoreductase subunit B → MGVGAESVLGDSVITTRLDKAVNWARSYSLWPMVFGTACCGIEFMSVAAAKYDISRFGAEVVRFSPRQADLLIIAGTITYKQAPVLKKIYDQMCEPKWVISMGACASSGGFYDNYTTLQGVDQIIPVDEYVSGCPPRPEAVLDAIISIQKKAQNESIIVDRVKKFKGILDA
- a CDS encoding NADH-quinone oxidoreductase subunit A; this translates as MSNELLLSAAIFVVIGIVVVSIFILSKFVGPQNKEDKSKNTVYESGVSNPVGGTKLRFSIKFYLVAILFVLFDVEIIFMFPWAVNIRELGFLGLGEMFMFMGLLFAGLIYIYKKKALSWE
- a CDS encoding MalY/PatB family protein, with the translated sequence MFDKIIDRKNSSCSKYDNLEQYFGKTDLDPFWVADMDFEIPPFLQEAIQKRAQHNVFGYGKQNKEIFEAIKNWMSSQHQWEINTSSISLCNGVVPAYAACIEAFSNIDDEIIVQTPVYFPLFQCIKANNRKILENPLKEDNGYYTMDLEHLKSIITPKTKMIALCSPHNPVGRVWDEKELEDLANICIENNITIISDEIHSDLIFKKFTPIASINEKIANITVTLNSPGKTFNIAGLNASYCITLNDELKNKLDEVIKQRVIGTINVFGLIAMQCAYENGTQWLESLRKYLESNIDFTIETLKNNTKIKVQKPEATYLLWLNFEKYNLSHQKIKEILLNDCKVALNDGLTFGKNGNSHFRFNVATSKNQLKKGLNKIISFNK